In Spirochaetota bacterium, the DNA window AATATTCCTTGTCGACCCTTTCCTGTATCCTGCCGATGTCGCTTTCCTTCAGGTGGCGGAATCGTCCCTGTCCCTTCAGGTATTCTTTAACCGGAATTTTTTCCGGAATGTAGTTGATGTAATATTCGCCATTTTCCACTTCATAGAGGGGGAACACGCAGGACTCAACGATCAGCCTTCCGTATTTAATAGCCTCGTCCGGATCGATCCTCCAGCCTGTCGGGCACACCGACATGATGTGTATGTATGCCGGCCCGTTAATTTCCGATGCCTTCTTTAATTTCCTTATCAGGTCGAAGGGATAACTCGGGCACGCGGTTGCGACATAGGGGATTTCGTGCGCCACGGCAATTTTGGGCATGTTCTTTTTGTTCGTCATCTGCCCGATTGTGTCATGTCCGGCCGGAGTCGTGGTGGTGGTGGCTCCGTACGGTGTCGAGCTTGAACGCTGGATACCCGTGTTCATGTAAGCTTCGTTGTCATAGCATATATAAATGCAGTTGTGGCCGCGCTCCATGGCCCCGGATAGCTGCCCCATTCCTATATCGGCGGTGGCCCCGTCGCCTCCCATGGATACAAAATTTATTTTCTTTTCCCTGATTTTCTTTTTTCTCATCATGGCCTTCATCCCCGACTCGCAGCCGGTGATGACCGCGGGCGCGTTTTCAAACGCAACGTGGATCCACGGAACCTGCCATGCCGTTGTGGGAAGCGATGATGAAATGATTTCCATGCACCCGGTCGCCATCGCGACGATCGTATCGCGACCCAGCGCCTTCATGACCAGGCGGACAGCAAGGGCCTCGGCACAGCCCTGGCATGCGCGGTGACCCGACGTCAGGTATTCCTTCTTATCCAGCAGCAGCGGTGCGTATATCGGGATTGTATTCATATCCGTCTCCTATTCTCTCACTCCGTAAAAGACATAGCCCGATGTGTCGTCTTTCGCGAATCTGGTTTTCGCCTCGATCATGATGCTCATAAAATCATCCCGGGTGACGTCGCGCCCGGCGAAACCCGCTATGAAGTTTACTATCTGCGGAGCGGATTGTTTCCCGTAGAGGGCCGACCTTAATTCCAGCGCCAGGGGACCGCCGGGTCCGCCGAAACTCATGGCGCGATCTATGACGATGAGTCCGGCTTTGCCGTTTACGGCGGAGAAAAAATCATTAAAGGGGAAAGGGCGCCACAGACGGATTTTGATGAGGCCGACCTTTTCTCCTTTATTCCTGAGGGCATCGACGGCCATCATCGCATTTTCACTGAGCGAGCCCATCGTGACATAGCATATATCGGCATCGTTCGTGCGGTATGTCTCGACCGGTGAATAATTTCTTCCGGTAAGCTCTCCCCATTCCTTCCATGCCCTGACGACAACGTCATAGGAGCCCAGAACGGCTTCTTCCCTCGCCTTCTGCGTTTCGGTATATATCTCAGGCATCGCGAAACATCCCATCGAGAGGGGACTGTCGGGGTGGAGGGCGTCCTTCATTTGGAATTCCGGCAGATATTTTTTAACGAGTTTATCGCTTACATACTTTATCGGTTCGATCATATGCGTCAGGATGAAACCATCGACGTTTACGGCGACCGGCAGCATCACCGCGGGGTCTTCGGCTATGCGAAACGAACAGAAGATGTTGTCATATGAATCCTGCCCGTTTTCCGTGAAGATGTGGATCCATCCGGCGTCTCTGACCATCATGACGTCCGAGTGGTCATTCCATATCGACAGCGGCGCGGACAGTGATCTGTTGGCTAATGCCATTACGATCGGGAGACGCATTGAAGGCGCTATAAAAAATATTTCCGCCATCAGGGCAAGCCCCTGGGAGCTGGTTGAGGTAAACGTCCGTGCGCCAACTGCGGATGACCCGCAGCATACGCTCATGGCCGAGTGCTCGCTTTCAACCGGAACAAATTCCGCATCCAGCCTGCCCTCTGCCACCAGTTCCGAAAGGTGCTCCACAATATGCGTTTGCGGTGTTATGGGGTAGGCTGCAATAAGGTCAACATCCGCCTGAGCGACGGCTTCCGCTATGGCTATTGATACTTCTACCCCGATGGTTCGTTTGTCCATTACAGCTCCTCCTCAGCATGCATTGAAATACAGGCGGAAGGACACTCATGGGCGCAGATACCGCAGCCCTTACAGTAATTCAAATCCGCTTCGAAATACCGGTCCTCCAACTGCACTATGGCCGAATCGGGGCAGAACAGCCAGCATACTCCGCATTTGAGGCAGTGTGCTTTATTGACGATGGGCCTGCGCGACCTCCACGAACCGGTAAGGTATTCCCGGGCGCTGCCCGCTTCTTTTACGATACACCCGGTCTCAAGATCACGCCAGCTTATATCTTCGATCTTCTTCGCCATGACCATGCTCCTTTATACATGCTTCATTGTAGGCCCTTTCGAGTGCCTGATTATTCAAGCTCCCGAGTTTTTCCCCGAATCTTTCAATAATATGAGGCCCAATGTCGGAGAGCTCGAAAATTCCGGTTGCCCTGAAAAATGCGCCGAGCATCGTCGTATTTATA includes these proteins:
- a CDS encoding pyruvate synthase subunit beta codes for the protein MNTIPIYAPLLLDKKEYLTSGHRACQGCAEALAVRLVMKALGRDTIVAMATGCMEIISSSLPTTAWQVPWIHVAFENAPAVITGCESGMKAMMRKKKIREKKINFVSMGGDGATADIGMGQLSGAMERGHNCIYICYDNEAYMNTGIQRSSSTPYGATTTTTPAGHDTIGQMTNKKNMPKIAVAHEIPYVATACPSYPFDLIRKLKKASEINGPAYIHIMSVCPTGWRIDPDEAIKYGRLIVESCVFPLYEVENGEYYINYIPEKIPVKEYLKGQGRFRHLKESDIGRIQERVDKEYSSLLKIAKTGDSSECK
- the porA gene encoding pyruvate ferredoxin oxidoreductase, with product MDKRTIGVEVSIAIAEAVAQADVDLIAAYPITPQTHIVEHLSELVAEGRLDAEFVPVESEHSAMSVCCGSSAVGARTFTSTSSQGLALMAEIFFIAPSMRLPIVMALANRSLSAPLSIWNDHSDVMMVRDAGWIHIFTENGQDSYDNIFCSFRIAEDPAVMLPVAVNVDGFILTHMIEPIKYVSDKLVKKYLPEFQMKDALHPDSPLSMGCFAMPEIYTETQKAREEAVLGSYDVVVRAWKEWGELTGRNYSPVETYRTNDADICYVTMGSLSENAMMAVDALRNKGEKVGLIKIRLWRPFPFNDFFSAVNGKAGLIVIDRAMSFGGPGGPLALELRSALYGKQSAPQIVNFIAGFAGRDVTRDDFMSIMIEAKTRFAKDDTSGYVFYGVRE
- the porD gene encoding pyruvate synthase subunit PorD (catalyzes the ferredoxin-dependent oxidative decarboxylation of pyruvate to form acetyl-CoA), producing MAKKIEDISWRDLETGCIVKEAGSAREYLTGSWRSRRPIVNKAHCLKCGVCWLFCPDSAIVQLEDRYFEADLNYCKGCGICAHECPSACISMHAEEEL